The Anaerolineae bacterium genome window below encodes:
- a CDS encoding ABC transporter ATP-binding protein, which yields LFRRVRLDPDRVFNAYPHELSGGMRQRVLLALGVLLNPQVVILDEPTTAVDILTQRTILEVLRELRAAMGFSIIFISHDLSIAAEMADTVATMYAGEIVEIGPVEELFYRPRHAYTLGLLEAVPKLSVGAQELVSIPGSPPDLIEPPPGCKFHPRCPFVTERCRREPPPLVEAAPGHRVACFESARVLAHSQPVR from the coding sequence CTGTTCCGCCGGGTCCGACTGGATCCTGACCGAGTTTTCAACGCCTACCCGCACGAATTGAGCGGCGGGATGCGCCAACGCGTGCTGCTGGCGCTGGGTGTTCTGCTCAACCCGCAGGTGGTCATCCTGGATGAACCCACGACCGCAGTGGACATCCTGACCCAGCGCACCATCTTGGAAGTGCTACGCGAATTACGGGCGGCGATGGGTTTCAGCATCATCTTTATCAGCCACGATCTCTCCATTGCCGCCGAGATGGCAGACACCGTCGCCACGATGTACGCCGGGGAAATCGTTGAGATCGGCCCGGTGGAAGAGCTGTTCTACCGCCCCCGCCACGCCTACACGCTTGGCCTGCTGGAAGCGGTGCCCAAGCTCAGCGTGGGCGCCCAGGAACTGGTCAGCATCCCCGGCAGCCCGCCCGACCTGATCGAGCCGCCGCCGGGCTGCAAGTTCCATCCCCGCTGCCCGTTTGTCACGGAACGGTGCCGGCGTGAACCGCCGCCCCTGGTGGAAGCAGCGCCGGGGCACCGTGTGGCCTGTTTCGAATCGGCGCGCGTGCTGGCCCACAGCCAGCCGGTACGCTGA
- a CDS encoding ABC transporter ATP-binding protein → MGDNGSSQPLIELQNVNRFFRQGRTRVQVLQNINLAVAENEILCLVGESGCGKTTTGRIMVGLLEPSSGQVRYRGRPVNTLRGRDRAEYRRALQIIHQDPFASLNPAHTVGQILAFPLQRHRMAEGRGGVRRRIWELLTLVDLTPPGDIVNKYPHQLSGGQRQRVSVARALTVNPRLIVADEAVSMVDVSIRISLLKMLHRLRDEYGIAIVFITHDLALAKYFAWKGRIAVMYLGRIVEIGPTPDIISRPAHPYTRALISAIPEADPEITRSKQRMVLRSEDIPSLLEIPSGCAFHPRCPFFVEGVCDTGLPALEKVPDGSQYAACTPLTRGQELRLHGS, encoded by the coding sequence ATGGGCGATAATGGTTCCAGCCAACCCCTGATCGAATTGCAGAATGTGAACCGTTTCTTCCGCCAGGGGCGCACGCGCGTCCAGGTGCTGCAGAACATCAACCTGGCTGTAGCCGAAAACGAAATCCTTTGCCTGGTCGGGGAAAGCGGCTGCGGCAAAACCACTACCGGGCGGATCATGGTCGGCTTGCTGGAGCCGTCCTCCGGCCAAGTCCGGTACCGGGGGCGTCCGGTCAACACGCTGCGGGGTCGGGATCGGGCGGAATACCGCCGCGCCCTGCAGATCATCCATCAGGACCCTTTTGCATCGCTGAATCCGGCCCATACCGTGGGCCAGATTCTGGCGTTCCCGCTGCAACGCCACCGGATGGCCGAAGGGCGCGGCGGTGTACGGCGGCGCATCTGGGAACTGCTTACCCTGGTCGACCTGACTCCGCCCGGAGATATCGTCAACAAGTATCCCCACCAGCTGAGCGGCGGGCAGCGCCAGCGCGTCAGTGTGGCCCGCGCGCTGACGGTTAACCCGCGCTTGATCGTGGCGGACGAGGCAGTGAGCATGGTCGATGTCAGCATCCGCATCAGTCTGCTCAAGATGCTCCACCGCCTGCGCGACGAATACGGCATCGCCATCGTCTTCATCACCCACGATCTGGCGCTGGCCAAGTACTTCGCCTGGAAGGGGCGGATCGCCGTGATGTACCTGGGCCGCATCGTGGAGATCGGTCCGACACCGGACATCATCAGCCGCCCGGCCCACCCCTACACCCGCGCCCTGATTTCCGCCATCCCGGAAGCCGACCCGGAGATCACCCGCAGCAAGCAGCGCATGGTCCTGCGCAGCGAGGACATCCCCAGCCTGCTGGAGATTCCGTCCGGCTGCGCGTTTCACCCGCGCTGCCCGTTTTTCGTCGAAGGGGTATGCGATACGGGACTGCCCGCGCTGGAGAAGGTCCCCGATGGCAGCCAGTATGCCGCCTGCACACCGCTGACCCGGGGCCAGGAATTGCGACTCCATGGTTCGTGA